A genomic segment from Leopardus geoffroyi isolate Oge1 chromosome A2, O.geoffroyi_Oge1_pat1.0, whole genome shotgun sequence encodes:
- the ABHD14B gene encoding protein ABHD14B gives MAGVEQHEGTIQVQGQSLFFREARPGGGQAACFSVLLLHGIRFSSETWQNLGTLHSLAQAGYRAVAIDLPGLGRSKEAAAPAPIGELVPSSFLAAVVDALDLGPPVVISPSLSGMYSLPFLTAPGSQLRGYVPVAPICTDKINAADYASVKTSTLIVYGDQDPMGLTSFEHLKHLPNHRVLVMEGAGHPCYLDKPGEWHTGLLDFLQGLA, from the exons ATGGCGGGTGTGGAGCAGCACGAGGGCACCATCCAGGTGCAGGGCCAGAGCCTCTTCTTCCGAGAGGCTCGGCCAGGCGGTGGACAGGCTGCCTGCTTCTCAGTTCTGCTGTTGCATGGTATCCGCTTCTCCTCTGAGACCTGGCAGAACCTGGGCACGCTGCACAGTCTGGCTCAGGCTGGCTACCGGGCTGTGGCCATCGACCTGCCAG GTCTGGGGCGCTCCAAGGAAGCAGCAGCCCCTGCCCCTATTGGAGAGCTGGTCCCCAGCAGCTTCCTGGCAGCTGTGGTAGATGCCTTGGACCTGGGTCCCCCAGTTGTGATCAGCCCGTCGTTGAGTGGCATGTACTCCCTGCCCTTCCTGACCGCCCCTGGCTCCCAGCTCCGGGGCTACGTGCCAGTGGCCCCTATCTGCACTGACAAAATCAATGCTGCCGACTATGCCAGTGTGAAG aCCTCAACACTTATTGTATATGGAGACCAGGACCCCATGGGTCTGACCAGCTTTGAGCACCTGAAGCATCTGCCCAACCACCGTGTGTTGGTcatggagggggcagggcaccCCTGTTACCTTGACAAACCTGGGGAGTGGCACACAGGGCTGCTGGATTTCCTGCAGGGGCTAGCATGA
- the ABHD14A gene encoding protein ABHD14A isoform X3, protein MELKTHFPEAEAGAEPGKALEFRPARDAECPARFPLGANALTPWSGGTVNGAAAALSVPSADLGSGSQGPTVVQTSMSRSQVALLGLGLLLMLLLYVGLPGPPEQTSWLWGGPNVTILAGLTPGNSPIFYREVLPLHRARRVEVVLLHGKAFNSHTWEQLGTLQLLAQRGYRAVALDLPGHHQLRGFVPIAPASTQNYTQEQFWAVKTPTLILYGELDRILARESLRQLRHLPNHSVVKLRDAGHACYLHKPQDFHLVLLAFLDHLP, encoded by the exons ATGGAGTTAAAAACCCATTTTCCGGAGGCGGAAGCTGGAGCAGAGCCGGGAAAGGCATTGGAGTTCCGGCCTGCAAGGGATGCGGAGTGCCCAGCGCGCTTCCCGCTGGGGGCCAACGCTCTGACGCCGTGGTCAGGGGGCACGGTCAACGGCGCTGCAGcggctctctctgtcccctccgcGGACCTCGGTTCTGGCTCGCAGGGCCCG acTGTGGTACAGACCTCCATGAGCCGGTCCCAGGTAGCCCTGCTGGGCCTGGGCCTGCTGCTCATGCTGCTACTGTACGTGGGGCTGCCAGGCCCCCCTGAGCAGACCTCCTGGCTCTGGGGAGGCCCCAATGTCACAATCCTGGCTGGTCTCACCCCTGGCAACTCCCCCATCTTTTACCGCGAGGTGCTCCCACTCCACCGGGCACGCAG ggtggaggtggtgctgcTCCATGGAAAGGCCTTTAACTCCCACACGTGGGAGCAGCTGGGCACACTGCAGCTGCTGGCGCAGAGGGGCTACCGGGCTGTGGCCCTTGACCTCCCAG GCCACCACCAGCTGCGTGGATTCGTGCCCATCGCACCCGCCTCCACCCAGAACTACACCCAGGAACAATTCTGGGCCGTGAAG ACCCCGACTCTCATCCTGTATGGGGAGCTGGACCGCATCCTGGCTCGGGAGTCACTGCGGCAGCTCCGTCACCTGCCCAACCACTCCGTGGTGAAGCTGCGTGATGCAGGCCACGCCTGCTACCTCCACAAGCCTCAAGACTTCCACCTTGTCCTCCTTGCCTTCCTTGACCACCTGCCTTGA
- the ABHD14A gene encoding protein ABHD14A isoform X1 → MELKTHFPEAEAGAEPGKALEFRPARDAECPARFPLGANALTPWSGGTVNGAAAALSVPSADLGSGSQGPTVVQTSMSRSQVALLGLGLLLMLLLYVGLPGPPEQTSWLWGGPNVTILAGLTPGNSPIFYREVLPLHRARRVEVVLLHGKAFNSHTWEQLGTLQLLAQRGYRAVALDLPGFGNSAPSKEASTEAGRAELLERVLRDLEVRNAVLVSPSLSGRYALPFLIQGHHQLRGFVPIAPASTQNYTQEQFWAVKTPTLILYGELDRILARESLRQLRHLPNHSVVKLRDAGHACYLHKPQDFHLVLLAFLDHLP, encoded by the exons ATGGAGTTAAAAACCCATTTTCCGGAGGCGGAAGCTGGAGCAGAGCCGGGAAAGGCATTGGAGTTCCGGCCTGCAAGGGATGCGGAGTGCCCAGCGCGCTTCCCGCTGGGGGCCAACGCTCTGACGCCGTGGTCAGGGGGCACGGTCAACGGCGCTGCAGcggctctctctgtcccctccgcGGACCTCGGTTCTGGCTCGCAGGGCCCG acTGTGGTACAGACCTCCATGAGCCGGTCCCAGGTAGCCCTGCTGGGCCTGGGCCTGCTGCTCATGCTGCTACTGTACGTGGGGCTGCCAGGCCCCCCTGAGCAGACCTCCTGGCTCTGGGGAGGCCCCAATGTCACAATCCTGGCTGGTCTCACCCCTGGCAACTCCCCCATCTTTTACCGCGAGGTGCTCCCACTCCACCGGGCACGCAG ggtggaggtggtgctgcTCCATGGAAAGGCCTTTAACTCCCACACGTGGGAGCAGCTGGGCACACTGCAGCTGCTGGCGCAGAGGGGCTACCGGGCTGTGGCCCTTGACCTCCCAG GTTTTGGGAACTCAGCACCTTCCAAGGAGGCAAGCACAGAAGCAGGGCGGGCAGAGCTGCTGGAGCGAGTGCTTCGAGACCTGGAGGTGCGGAATGCCGTGTTGGTGAGCCCCTCTCTGAGTGGCCGTTATGCCCTGCCCTTTTTGATCCAAGGCCACCACCAGCTGCGTGGATTCGTGCCCATCGCACCCGCCTCCACCCAGAACTACACCCAGGAACAATTCTGGGCCGTGAAG ACCCCGACTCTCATCCTGTATGGGGAGCTGGACCGCATCCTGGCTCGGGAGTCACTGCGGCAGCTCCGTCACCTGCCCAACCACTCCGTGGTGAAGCTGCGTGATGCAGGCCACGCCTGCTACCTCCACAAGCCTCAAGACTTCCACCTTGTCCTCCTTGCCTTCCTTGACCACCTGCCTTGA
- the ABHD14A gene encoding protein ABHD14A isoform X4, giving the protein MYQGLTHDRDGLVEEAGGSPLALGMEAIRKIWTGDEACVLSGATWTPPHLGWEAGVGEEAEVGGKCCDCGLRKRASLATLSADQCPQQPAEPPRQRNGCGAVWLLVPRGRGPLWGVRPGHPGRSGFGNSAPSKEASTEAGRAELLERVLRDLEVRNAVLVSPSLSGRYALPFLIQGHHQLRGFVPIAPASTQNYTQEQFWAVKTPTLILYGELDRILARESLRQLRHLPNHSVVKLRDAGHACYLHKPQDFHLVLLAFLDHLP; this is encoded by the exons ATGT ACCAGGGACTGACCCACGATAGAGATGGTCTGGTGGAAGAAGCCGGTGGCTCTCCCCTGGCCCTCGGGATGGAAGCAATCCGGAAAATCTGGACGGGGGACGAGGCCTGTGTGCTTTCAGGCGCCACCTGGACTCCCCCCCATCTGGGttgggaggcgggggtgggggaggaggcggaggtgggggggaagtGCTGCGACTGCGGACTGCGCAAGCGCGCCTCCTTGGCCACGCTTTCCGCCGACCAGTGCCCGCAGCAGCCTGCGGAGCCGCCGAGGCAGCGCAATGGTTGCGGCGCTGTTTGGCTGCTGGTTCCGCGTGGGCGGGGCCCGCTCTGGGGTGTCCGGCCCGGTCATCCCGGTCGGTCGG GTTTTGGGAACTCAGCACCTTCCAAGGAGGCAAGCACAGAAGCAGGGCGGGCAGAGCTGCTGGAGCGAGTGCTTCGAGACCTGGAGGTGCGGAATGCCGTGTTGGTGAGCCCCTCTCTGAGTGGCCGTTATGCCCTGCCCTTTTTGATCCAAGGCCACCACCAGCTGCGTGGATTCGTGCCCATCGCACCCGCCTCCACCCAGAACTACACCCAGGAACAATTCTGGGCCGTGAAG ACCCCGACTCTCATCCTGTATGGGGAGCTGGACCGCATCCTGGCTCGGGAGTCACTGCGGCAGCTCCGTCACCTGCCCAACCACTCCGTGGTGAAGCTGCGTGATGCAGGCCACGCCTGCTACCTCCACAAGCCTCAAGACTTCCACCTTGTCCTCCTTGCCTTCCTTGACCACCTGCCTTGA
- the ABHD14A gene encoding protein ABHD14A isoform X2 yields the protein MVAALFGCWFRVGGARSGVSGPVIPVGRTVVQTSMSRSQVALLGLGLLLMLLLYVGLPGPPEQTSWLWGGPNVTILAGLTPGNSPIFYREVLPLHRARRVEVVLLHGKAFNSHTWEQLGTLQLLAQRGYRAVALDLPGFGNSAPSKEASTEAGRAELLERVLRDLEVRNAVLVSPSLSGRYALPFLIQGHHQLRGFVPIAPASTQNYTQEQFWAVKTPTLILYGELDRILARESLRQLRHLPNHSVVKLRDAGHACYLHKPQDFHLVLLAFLDHLP from the exons ATGGTTGCGGCGCTGTTTGGCTGCTGGTTCCGCGTGGGCGGGGCCCGCTCTGGGGTGTCCGGCCCGGTCATCCCGGTCGGTCGG acTGTGGTACAGACCTCCATGAGCCGGTCCCAGGTAGCCCTGCTGGGCCTGGGCCTGCTGCTCATGCTGCTACTGTACGTGGGGCTGCCAGGCCCCCCTGAGCAGACCTCCTGGCTCTGGGGAGGCCCCAATGTCACAATCCTGGCTGGTCTCACCCCTGGCAACTCCCCCATCTTTTACCGCGAGGTGCTCCCACTCCACCGGGCACGCAG ggtggaggtggtgctgcTCCATGGAAAGGCCTTTAACTCCCACACGTGGGAGCAGCTGGGCACACTGCAGCTGCTGGCGCAGAGGGGCTACCGGGCTGTGGCCCTTGACCTCCCAG GTTTTGGGAACTCAGCACCTTCCAAGGAGGCAAGCACAGAAGCAGGGCGGGCAGAGCTGCTGGAGCGAGTGCTTCGAGACCTGGAGGTGCGGAATGCCGTGTTGGTGAGCCCCTCTCTGAGTGGCCGTTATGCCCTGCCCTTTTTGATCCAAGGCCACCACCAGCTGCGTGGATTCGTGCCCATCGCACCCGCCTCCACCCAGAACTACACCCAGGAACAATTCTGGGCCGTGAAG ACCCCGACTCTCATCCTGTATGGGGAGCTGGACCGCATCCTGGCTCGGGAGTCACTGCGGCAGCTCCGTCACCTGCCCAACCACTCCGTGGTGAAGCTGCGTGATGCAGGCCACGCCTGCTACCTCCACAAGCCTCAAGACTTCCACCTTGTCCTCCTTGCCTTCCTTGACCACCTGCCTTGA
- the ACY1 gene encoding aminoacylase-1, giving the protein MASEGLEGEHPSVTLFRQYLRIRTVQPEPDYGAAVAFLERRAHQLGLSCQKVEVAPGRVVTMLTWPGTNPRLSSLLLNSHTDVVPVFKEHWSHDPFEAFKDAEGYIYARGTQDMKCVSIQYLEAVRRLKAEGHHFPRTIHMTFVPDEEVGGHQGMELFVQRPEFQALRAGFALDEGLANPADAFTVFYSERSPWWVRVTSIGKPGHGSRFIEDTAAEKLHKVVSSILAFREKERQRLQSNPHLKEGAVTSVNLTKLEGGVACNVVPATMSASFDFRVAPDVDLKAFEEQLQGWCQAAGEGVTFEFIQKWTESRVTSTNDSDPWWAAFSGVFKDMNLTLEPEIFPAATDSRYLRAVGVPALGFSPMNCTPVLLHDHDERLHEAVFLRGVDIYTRLLPALASVPALPSES; this is encoded by the exons ATGGCCAGCGAGGGTCTCGAGGGCGAGCACCCGTCCGTGACACTCTTCCGTCAGTACCTGCGCATCCGCACAGTCCAGCCGGAACCCGACTACG gggCTGCCGTGGCCTTCCTTGAGAGGAGAGCCCACCAGCTGGGCCTGAGCTGTCAGAAAGTAGAG GTGGCACCAGGCCGTGTGGTGACCATGCTGACGTGGCCAGGCACCAACCCCAGACTCTCCTCCCTTTTACTCAACTCCCACACGGATGTGGTGCCTGTCTTCAAG GAACACTGGAGTCATGACCCCTTTGAGGCCTTCAAGGATGCCGAGGGCTACATCTATGCCAGGGGCACCCAGGACATGAAGTGTGTCAGCATCCA GTACCTGGAGGCTGTGAGGAGGCTGAAGGCTGAGGGCCACCATTTCCCCAGAACCATCCACATGACCTTTGTGCCAG atgaggaggtTGGGGGTCACCAAGGCATGGAGCTGTTTGTGCAGCGGCCCGAGTTCCAGGCTCTTAGGGCTGGCTTTGCCCTCGATGAGG GCCTGGCCAACCCCGCCGATGCCTTCACTGTCTTTTATAGTGAGCGGAGCCCCTGGT GGGTGCGGGTCACAAGCATCGGGAAGCCGGGTCACGGTTCACGCTTCATTGAGGACACAGCAGCAGAGAAGCTG CACAAGGTCGTGAGCTCAATCCTGGCTTTCcgggagaaggagaggcagag GCTGCAGTCAAACCCCCACCTGAAGGAGGGGGCTGTGACTTCTGTGAACCTGACTAAGCTAGAGGGCGGCGTGGCCTGCAATGTGGTACCTGCTACTATGAGCGCCAGTTTTGACTTCCGTGTGGCACCGGATGTAGACCTGAAG GCTTTCGAGGAGCAGCTGCAGGGCTGGTGCCAGGCAGCCGGCGAGGGAGTCACCTTCGAGTTTATTCAG aagtGGACAGAGTCCCGAGTGACATCTACTAATGACTCAGATCCCTGGTGGGCAGCATTCAGTGGGGTCTTCAAGGACAT GAACCTCACTCTGGAGCCAGAGATCTTCCCAGCTGCCACCGATAGCCGTTATCTCCGTGCG GTGGGGGTCCCAGCTCTGGGCTTCTCACCCATGAACTGCACACCCGTGCTGCTGCATGACCACGATGAGCGTCTGCATGAGGCTGTGTTCCTCCGTGGGGTGGACATATACACACGGTTGCTGCCTGCTCTGGCCAGCGTGCCTGCCCTGCCCAGTGAGAGCTGA